The following coding sequences are from one Azospirillum sp. TSH100 window:
- a CDS encoding protein phosphatase 2C domain-containing protein: MPTVEPTDLFDLFCCREGLLAARTGAGPAYSREADGYPVPDQTTGGLLLPHCRSTDILLPQPPLVIRLSGEELREMSDGVAGRPLAVTCFGPPQDKSRNEDAALSAVIRGPDNECYSFAAVADGVSTRTFWAERASRLACVAAYRTTREFIWDGLLENGEAVRQSFRDRLSQAVLDLLKADREWLLDHPDATPPDWAPDLYGKYSDRTEFWYNSTLITACLGPRRGIAFWAGDGAVLISKHPKQPMDQTGGGSLNCPLRSNDNLEITSYVSLAVPMNFVGGSIEYAIDQGGGERTDAGRVRVLLGSDGLDRTLQRRDQTEEFWAEAETGPLQSCRAMATLWETPEAEKDNYSVACLSWPFEPPSVGLPPQRSAPLQEMLQPRRVRVEPAPEPLLPAQDTAPATVETELAVPGQGDVPAGEPTVESAGSAASPEPLPVGPQADLRPEAQAVVVPPTQPGRPLGMIPASVEGVFSELQRGDGSGPEPSASAASPEPTPVSAKADIRPRTHVGVAPPVESGQPLQAKSHRVGATAYAKAQGMVGSQPRPTPEDVRRLLTEIGNVIKDIERSYDYLFAKDYEFRIASRWIFFEEYFSSNLFSLDVANAECCSLVRKYTMTAGRSINDVCNLVRNYDRKVKSSDYYKKGIWFLREGGSDLPRIAGKLNMFDKDENFETLKRLIDSEKRNSVSLR, encoded by the coding sequence ATGCCCACTGTCGAACCAACCGACCTCTTCGACCTCTTCTGCTGCCGCGAAGGACTGTTGGCGGCCAGGACGGGGGCAGGTCCAGCTTACTCCCGGGAGGCGGACGGGTACCCGGTTCCAGACCAAACCACCGGCGGGCTTCTGCTGCCTCATTGCCGCAGCACCGACATTCTGCTGCCGCAGCCCCCGCTTGTGATCCGGCTGTCCGGTGAGGAACTGCGGGAAATGTCGGACGGAGTGGCCGGACGGCCGCTTGCCGTAACATGCTTCGGGCCGCCGCAGGACAAGAGCCGCAATGAAGACGCCGCATTGTCGGCGGTCATCCGCGGCCCCGACAACGAATGCTATTCCTTCGCCGCCGTCGCCGACGGCGTGAGCACGCGGACCTTCTGGGCGGAACGGGCTTCCCGGCTGGCCTGCGTCGCGGCTTATCGGACGACGCGTGAATTCATTTGGGATGGGCTGCTGGAGAATGGCGAAGCCGTCCGCCAGTCCTTCCGCGACCGCCTGTCCCAAGCCGTGCTCGACCTGCTGAAGGCGGACCGTGAATGGCTTCTGGACCATCCCGACGCGACACCGCCCGACTGGGCGCCGGACCTTTACGGGAAATACAGCGACCGCACGGAATTCTGGTACAATTCGACCCTGATCACCGCCTGTCTGGGGCCGAGGCGCGGGATCGCCTTCTGGGCCGGTGACGGCGCCGTCCTGATCAGCAAACATCCGAAGCAGCCGATGGACCAGACGGGGGGCGGCAGCCTCAATTGCCCCCTGCGCTCGAACGACAACCTGGAAATCACCAGTTACGTGTCTCTGGCGGTCCCCATGAACTTCGTCGGCGGGTCGATCGAATATGCGATCGACCAGGGCGGCGGCGAGCGAACCGACGCCGGGCGGGTCCGCGTCCTTCTGGGGAGCGATGGTCTCGACCGAACCCTGCAACGGCGCGATCAGACGGAGGAGTTCTGGGCCGAGGCCGAGACCGGCCCCCTGCAAAGTTGCCGTGCCATGGCGACGCTGTGGGAAACGCCAGAGGCGGAGAAGGACAATTACAGCGTCGCCTGCCTCTCCTGGCCCTTCGAGCCGCCGTCGGTCGGATTGCCGCCGCAAAGATCAGCGCCCCTTCAGGAGATGCTTCAACCCCGGCGCGTGCGGGTGGAGCCTGCACCGGAGCCGTTGCTGCCCGCCCAGGACACTGCTCCGGCTACGGTTGAGACGGAACTGGCAGTGCCGGGACAGGGCGACGTACCGGCTGGAGAGCCGACTGTGGAGTCCGCCGGTTCCGCGGCTTCACCGGAACCGCTTCCCGTTGGTCCGCAAGCCGACTTGCGGCCGGAGGCGCAGGCTGTCGTTGTCCCGCCGACTCAGCCAGGGCGGCCGTTGGGGATGATTCCGGCCTCTGTCGAGGGCGTATTCTCCGAGTTGCAGCGCGGTGACGGTTCAGGTCCAGAGCCTTCTGCTTCCGCGGCTTCGCCGGAGCCGACGCCCGTCAGTGCGAAGGCCGACATCCGGCCGCGCACACATGTCGGTGTGGCCCCGCCGGTGGAGTCCGGACAACCACTTCAGGCCAAGAGTCATCGGGTTGGTGCGACAGCTTACGCAAAAGCTCAGGGTATGGTGGGCTCGCAACCGAGGCCAACACCTGAAGACGTTCGCCGGCTGCTCACCGAAATTGGTAATGTCATAAAAGACATAGAGCGCAGCTATGATTATTTATTTGCAAAAGATTATGAATTTAGAATTGCGTCGCGTTGGATATTTTTTGAAGAATATTTCTCGAGTAATCTATTTTCATTGGATGTTGCCAATGCTGAGTGTTGCTCATTGGTTAGAAAATATACGATGACAGCGGGGAGATCAATAAATGATGTGTGCAATCTGGTAAGAAATTATGATAGGAAAGTAAAATCAAGTGATTATTATAAAAAAGGAATTTGGTTTCTCAGGGAGGGAGGCTCTGATCTTCCAAGAATTGCAGGGAAACTAAATATGTTTGATAAGGATGAAAACTTCGAGACGCTAAAGAGGTTGATTGATTCGGAAAAGCGTAATTCAGTTTCATTGCGCTGA
- a CDS encoding protein phosphatase 2C domain-containing protein, which yields MDATLSQTRAGLWACWVCREGLLIAPAGSPPVRPGALFRPGTASHVLLGGAEEDSVADEPPLHLQLTDEEVADLRRDPGAAAAAATWYGPADQDKTSNQDFALTARLCVGGKDFLFAAVADGVSTRTFWAARTARIACLVAFRVIRDRMRTAPIFSEADLADMRRGLASALRVELEADRRHLLAENVIPAGWSVEVFRRHLDRSEHWYNSTLLLAVLSQEKGFLLFAGDGGINVVKKAAGVPAEVRVPLASTEALAISSFVSLAVSEADFQAAWLSDIGTLSRVDVILASDGVDRTLQRRHPEAKHPDYRCLDLASSAAIRKEMLVLAGGPDRELDNYSLARLTWPPGASWPTPDTAQPVLHPPPAPKAPLHDELGRGSGEEPGLGAGRDPGRRLVHDLAVAAGGAAAMLVAVALGLTASDTLRNRLQGWMAAANRPVLLRETRHVELDAGDTVDLMKAIRGEAGAQGFRLTAVSSADIVGNIRFDPQRGLFRYEASGFAELPSGERREMALSYSFADTRADGERRDGTGDLVLAVRGTKPKPLRSEARTQRIEVLPDGAARLDVGPSLAAITLDLAKTSGSVTVDRVQGKIVYRPPAVPPLGKVADQFAYSVRGPDGPEIRTVVDMIMTSPNQTPPAEDGASPNIPPGPSGGWPPPGYSLRGGR from the coding sequence ATGGATGCCACCCTCAGCCAAACCAGGGCCGGCCTCTGGGCGTGTTGGGTCTGCCGTGAAGGCCTGCTGATCGCACCGGCGGGATCACCGCCGGTGCGGCCGGGGGCGCTGTTTCGTCCGGGCACCGCGTCCCATGTGCTGTTGGGTGGGGCCGAAGAGGACAGCGTCGCCGACGAACCACCGCTGCACCTGCAACTCACCGACGAGGAGGTGGCTGACCTCAGACGGGATCCGGGAGCGGCGGCGGCGGCGGCGACATGGTACGGCCCGGCCGACCAGGACAAGACGTCAAACCAGGATTTCGCCCTGACCGCCCGCCTTTGCGTCGGCGGTAAGGATTTCCTCTTCGCGGCGGTTGCCGATGGCGTCAGCACGCGGACCTTCTGGGCGGCACGCACGGCGCGGATCGCGTGTCTGGTGGCATTCCGTGTGATCAGGGATCGGATGCGCACGGCTCCGATTTTCTCGGAAGCCGATCTTGCGGACATGCGGCGCGGGCTGGCGTCGGCCCTGCGTGTGGAACTTGAGGCGGACAGGCGCCACCTGCTCGCCGAAAACGTGATCCCTGCCGGCTGGAGCGTGGAGGTCTTCCGCCGCCACCTCGACCGGTCCGAGCACTGGTACAACAGCACCCTGCTCCTCGCCGTCCTGTCGCAGGAAAAAGGGTTTCTGCTGTTCGCCGGCGACGGCGGCATCAACGTCGTCAAGAAGGCAGCCGGCGTGCCGGCGGAGGTTCGGGTGCCGCTCGCGTCGACCGAAGCGCTCGCGATCTCCAGCTTCGTATCCCTGGCGGTTTCAGAGGCTGACTTCCAGGCGGCCTGGCTGTCGGACATCGGCACTCTGTCGCGGGTCGACGTCATCCTGGCGAGCGACGGTGTCGACCGCACATTGCAGCGCCGGCATCCCGAGGCAAAGCATCCCGACTATCGTTGTCTCGACCTGGCATCCAGCGCAGCGATCAGGAAAGAGATGTTGGTTTTGGCCGGCGGACCGGACCGGGAGCTCGACAACTACAGTTTGGCGAGGTTGACATGGCCGCCGGGGGCCTCCTGGCCCACGCCAGACACCGCACAGCCGGTTCTACATCCCCCCCCTGCGCCGAAAGCTCCGCTTCACGATGAACTCGGTCGCGGTTCCGGTGAGGAGCCCGGCCTGGGGGCCGGCCGTGATCCGGGCCGGAGGCTCGTCCATGATCTGGCGGTCGCCGCCGGGGGGGCCGCGGCCATGCTGGTGGCCGTTGCCTTGGGGCTGACCGCGAGCGACACGCTCCGGAACCGGCTGCAAGGCTGGATGGCCGCCGCCAACCGTCCTGTTCTCCTTCGGGAGACCCGGCATGTGGAACTTGATGCGGGCGATACGGTCGACCTGATGAAAGCCATCCGTGGTGAAGCCGGAGCGCAGGGCTTCCGCCTCACGGCCGTGTCGTCCGCAGACATCGTCGGGAACATCAGGTTCGACCCGCAGCGGGGCCTTTTCCGGTACGAGGCGAGCGGGTTTGCCGAGCTTCCGTCCGGGGAACGGCGGGAAATGGCGCTGTCCTACTCCTTTGCCGATACCAGGGCCGATGGTGAGCGCCGTGACGGGACCGGAGATCTGGTCCTGGCGGTGCGGGGCACCAAGCCGAAGCCGCTGCGCTCCGAAGCCCGCACCCAGCGGATCGAAGTCCTGCCGGATGGCGCCGCCCGCCTGGATGTCGGCCCGTCCTTGGCGGCCATCACTCTTGATCTTGCCAAGACCTCGGGCAGCGTGACGGTGGATCGTGTGCAGGGGAAAATCGTCTATCGCCCGCCGGCCGTGCCGCCTCTCGGGAAAGTGGCCGATCAGTTCGCATATAGCGTCCGTGGCCCTGACGGTCCGGAGATCCGCACCGTCGTGGATATGATCATGACGTCTCCTAATCAGACACCGCCGGCGGAGGATGGCGCTTCGCCGAACATTCCGCCTGGTCCTTCGGGAGGCTGGCCGCCCCCGGGCTATTCGCTCAGAGGTGGGCGTTGA
- a CDS encoding protein kinase, translating into MGVDEAQPDRILISQKGKYEMTNYSFSASNLKKIYGQKFYANNMAGGGNITFSIHNESNARPRTGLEAYGILVSCHHPSLGDLPSFLKIFKVDIPERRERTEFLIQSGLTKSHEWLFQGVPYAWLPGSTINSHTIIGHVALQIGGRFGGCAEDFSRLKEQGAWNGTYDPKLRKTFAAQLCCAVAALESMQIVHGDLSAANIMIGPGPKGERVCSLCDFDGFYHPSIQPLPRTVGGIACRPLGTTGYQYPEILNRIAADPGAKDGSILVQTDRFALGAIICELMTWSPDAEALLDRHELLTPEMVRAQSISELPDRIVQLWPKGFRLLERALKAGSIADMPSPEDWLEALGIGVRLHKEFQNRPFFEFHKRSGTRTKLVQKVQLSMSDTGNFASVSSELSEIGYQFSGKKLLLKVGWGHPLFLIQDGRSHSLGDGPQDVPLNPADSLISNFWEIRAFDGQPSG; encoded by the coding sequence GTGGGCGTTGATGAAGCCCAACCGGATCGGATCTTGATTTCCCAAAAAGGCAAATATGAAATGACAAATTATTCCTTCTCTGCGTCCAATCTTAAAAAAATTTATGGCCAGAAATTCTATGCAAACAACATGGCTGGCGGAGGTAATATCACCTTCTCCATTCATAATGAAAGCAATGCACGGCCACGGACCGGGTTGGAGGCGTACGGAATTCTGGTGTCCTGCCACCATCCGTCACTGGGTGACCTCCCCTCGTTCCTGAAGATATTCAAAGTCGATATCCCGGAGAGGCGCGAAAGGACCGAGTTCCTGATCCAATCCGGGCTGACGAAAAGCCATGAATGGCTTTTCCAGGGTGTGCCCTATGCGTGGCTGCCCGGCAGCACCATCAACAGCCACACCATCATCGGACACGTCGCATTGCAGATCGGCGGCCGGTTTGGTGGTTGTGCCGAGGATTTCAGCCGGCTGAAGGAGCAGGGGGCCTGGAACGGAACCTATGATCCCAAGCTCCGCAAGACCTTCGCCGCCCAGCTTTGCTGCGCGGTGGCGGCGCTGGAAAGCATGCAGATCGTGCATGGCGACCTCTCCGCCGCCAACATCATGATCGGGCCCGGACCAAAAGGCGAGCGGGTGTGCAGCCTGTGCGATTTTGATGGTTTCTATCACCCTTCGATCCAGCCGCTGCCCCGCACGGTCGGCGGCATCGCCTGCCGGCCCCTGGGGACCACGGGGTACCAGTATCCGGAGATCCTGAACCGCATCGCCGCCGACCCCGGCGCGAAGGACGGCAGCATCCTGGTCCAGACGGATCGCTTTGCTCTCGGCGCCATCATCTGTGAGCTGATGACATGGTCGCCCGATGCGGAAGCGCTGCTGGACCGCCATGAATTGCTGACTCCGGAGATGGTCCGCGCTCAATCGATTTCCGAACTTCCCGACCGCATCGTCCAGCTCTGGCCAAAAGGCTTCCGGTTGCTGGAGCGCGCGCTCAAGGCCGGCAGCATCGCTGACATGCCGAGCCCGGAAGACTGGCTCGAAGCGCTCGGGATTGGCGTCCGCCTGCATAAGGAGTTTCAGAACCGGCCGTTCTTCGAGTTCCACAAGCGCTCCGGAACGCGCACCAAGCTGGTGCAGAAGGTCCAGCTGTCCATGTCGGACACCGGCAATTTCGCAAGCGTCTCAAGCGAACTTTCGGAAATCGGCTATCAGTTCTCGGGCAAGAAGCTCCTGCTTAAGGTGGGATGGGGCCATCCGCTGTTCCTGATTCAGGACGGGCGCAGCCATTCTCTGGGGGACGGCCCGCAGGATGTGCCTCTCAACCCGGCTGACTCTCTGATTTCCAATTTCTGGGAAATCCGCGCCTTCGATGGTCAGCCGTCGGGTTGA
- a CDS encoding vWA domain-containing protein, with protein sequence MPAERVTSKSPWHVVFIIDDSGSMSGQPSSDVNQAMETMIEEMRLLSQGKKPYFKVSVISFGSDSKILAKVEPETQINLDAVMQFAGNSGSTNAAAALSDACQLLSSNGGAANDFEPFVFFLSDGAPDNEALALEAGRRIKALSVAAGTPRIVTIGFGQPNDQFMTALATTPELYKRLQVSSDIRAFLPAIGTVAGTNTGADGVAQAIMQL encoded by the coding sequence ATGCCGGCAGAACGCGTTACCAGCAAGTCGCCCTGGCATGTAGTCTTCATCATTGACGATTCGGGCTCAATGTCCGGGCAGCCTTCGAGCGACGTCAACCAAGCCATGGAAACCATGATTGAGGAGATGCGTCTTCTGTCTCAAGGAAAGAAGCCATACTTCAAGGTATCGGTGATCTCCTTCGGGTCGGACAGCAAGATCCTCGCCAAGGTTGAGCCGGAAACCCAGATCAATCTCGACGCCGTCATGCAGTTTGCAGGGAACAGCGGTAGCACGAACGCGGCGGCCGCACTGTCCGACGCTTGCCAGCTTCTCAGCTCCAACGGTGGAGCGGCGAACGACTTCGAGCCGTTCGTCTTCTTCCTGTCGGACGGTGCTCCGGACAACGAGGCGCTGGCTCTCGAAGCCGGGCGGCGCATCAAGGCCCTGTCCGTTGCAGCGGGAACGCCGCGCATCGTCACCATCGGGTTCGGGCAGCCGAACGACCAGTTCATGACGGCGCTGGCGACGACGCCGGAACTCTACAAGCGGCTGCAGGTCAGCAGCGATATCAGGGCCTTCCTCCCGGCCATCGGCACTGTCGCCGGCACCAACACCGGTGCCGACGGCGTGGCCCAGGCCATCATGCAGCTCTAG
- a CDS encoding bifunctional rhamnulose-1-phosphate aldolase/short-chain dehydrogenase — MTDTNGARRLENLWDDKVADALDEPGRLLYRSNLLGSDKRITNYGGGNTSGKITMPDPLSGEPVPVLWVKGSGGDVGTMKLDGFSTLYMDKLLRLRDLYRGEAHEDEMVGYLPHCTFNLNPRAASIDTPLHAYLPHRHVDHMHPDAVIAIAATANSREITCKVYGDEIGWLPWRRPGFQLGLELAKFAAANPEAKGVVLEGHGLFTWGDSSKACYETTLRIINAAIAWFERETAGKAAFGGAVVPTLPPAERQAVAARLMPAIRGLIGGDEKKAGHFDDSAAVLEFVGSRDLAPLAALGTSCPDHFLRTKIRPLVLPFDPVAGNLDAVLARLPDAVAAYRADYAAYYGRCRRLDSPAMRDPNAIVYLVPGVGMLTFARDKATARIAGEFYVNAINVMRGASSVSSYCGLPEQEAFDIEYWLLEEAKLQRMPKPKALAGRSALVTGGAGGIGRATAERMLREGACVVLADIDGPALEAASQELARAYGKDQVRSLLLDVTDESAVRDGFAKACVEFGGLDILVSNAGIASSAPIEATELSVWTRNMDILSTGYFLVAREAFRLFLAQGIGGSVVFVASKNGLAASPNAAAYCTAKAAEIHLARCLALEGAPAGIRVNVVNPDAVLRGSKIWNGEWREQRAAASNLSVEQLEDHYRNRSLLKRSVYPEDVAEAIYFLASDASAKSTGNIVNVDAGNAQSFTR, encoded by the coding sequence ATGACCGACACGAACGGCGCCCGGCGCCTGGAGAACCTGTGGGACGACAAGGTCGCGGACGCGCTGGACGAGCCGGGGCGGCTCCTCTACCGCTCCAACCTTCTCGGATCGGACAAGCGGATCACCAATTACGGCGGCGGCAACACGTCGGGCAAGATCACCATGCCCGACCCGCTGAGCGGCGAGCCGGTGCCGGTCCTGTGGGTGAAGGGATCGGGGGGCGATGTCGGCACCATGAAGCTCGACGGCTTCTCGACGCTCTACATGGACAAGCTCCTGCGCCTGCGCGACCTGTACCGGGGCGAGGCGCACGAGGACGAGATGGTCGGCTACCTGCCCCATTGCACCTTCAACCTCAACCCGCGCGCCGCCTCGATCGACACGCCGCTGCATGCCTATCTTCCGCACCGCCATGTCGATCACATGCATCCCGACGCGGTGATCGCCATCGCCGCGACGGCCAACAGCCGCGAGATCACCTGCAAGGTCTATGGCGACGAGATCGGCTGGCTGCCCTGGCGCCGTCCGGGCTTCCAGCTCGGGCTGGAGCTGGCGAAGTTCGCCGCGGCGAATCCGGAAGCCAAGGGCGTCGTGCTGGAAGGCCACGGCCTGTTCACCTGGGGCGACAGCTCGAAGGCCTGCTACGAGACGACGCTGCGCATCATCAACGCGGCCATCGCCTGGTTCGAGCGTGAGACTGCGGGCAAGGCGGCCTTTGGCGGAGCGGTGGTGCCGACCCTGCCGCCGGCCGAACGGCAGGCCGTCGCCGCAAGGCTGATGCCGGCCATCCGCGGCCTGATCGGCGGCGACGAGAAGAAGGCCGGCCATTTCGACGACAGCGCCGCCGTGCTGGAGTTCGTCGGCTCGCGCGATCTGGCGCCGCTGGCGGCGCTCGGCACCTCCTGCCCCGACCATTTCCTGCGCACCAAGATCCGGCCGCTGGTGCTGCCCTTCGATCCGGTCGCGGGCAACCTCGACGCCGTGCTCGCCAGGCTGCCGGATGCCGTCGCCGCCTACCGCGCCGACTACGCCGCCTATTACGGGCGCTGCCGCCGTCTGGACTCGCCGGCCATGCGTGATCCGAACGCCATCGTCTATCTGGTGCCCGGCGTCGGCATGCTGACCTTCGCCCGCGACAAGGCGACCGCCCGCATCGCCGGGGAGTTCTACGTCAACGCCATCAACGTCATGCGCGGCGCCTCGTCGGTCAGCAGCTACTGCGGCCTGCCGGAACAGGAAGCCTTCGACATCGAATACTGGCTCTTGGAAGAAGCCAAACTCCAGCGCATGCCGAAGCCCAAGGCGTTGGCCGGACGCTCCGCCCTGGTGACCGGCGGCGCCGGCGGCATCGGCCGCGCCACCGCCGAGCGCATGCTGCGCGAGGGGGCCTGCGTCGTCCTCGCCGACATCGACGGACCGGCGCTGGAGGCCGCCTCGCAGGAGCTTGCCCGCGCCTACGGCAAGGATCAGGTGCGTTCCCTCCTGCTCGACGTGACCGACGAGAGTGCGGTGCGCGACGGCTTCGCCAAGGCCTGCGTCGAGTTCGGCGGCTTGGACATCCTGGTGTCGAACGCCGGCATCGCCTCCTCCGCGCCGATCGAGGCGACCGAGCTGTCGGTGTGGACGCGCAACATGGACATCCTGTCCACCGGCTATTTCCTAGTGGCGCGCGAGGCGTTCCGCCTGTTCCTCGCCCAGGGGATCGGCGGATCGGTGGTGTTCGTCGCCTCCAAGAACGGGCTCGCCGCCTCGCCGAACGCGGCGGCCTACTGCACGGCGAAGGCGGCGGAAATCCATCTGGCCCGCTGTCTGGCGCTGGAAGGCGCGCCGGCCGGCATCCGCGTCAACGTCGTCAACCCCGACGCCGTGCTGCGCGGCTCCAAGATCTGGAACGGCGAATGGCGCGAACAGCGCGCCGCCGCCTCCAACCTGTCGGTGGAACAGCTGGAAGACCATTACCGCAACCGTTCCCTGCTGAAGCGCTCGGTCTATCCGGAGGACGTCGCCGAAGCGATCTATTTCCTGGCCTCCGACGCCTCCGCCAAATCGACGGGCAACATCGTCAACGTCGACGCCGGCAATGCCCAATCCTTCACGCGCTGA
- the rhaI gene encoding L-rhamnose catabolism isomerase, with the protein MIQYPIGRDVIERSNEAQRAALSADYASLGERLARRGVDIDAVTARAAAFHVAVPSWGVGTGGTRFARFPGIGEPRTIFEKLDDCAVIQQLGRATPAVSLHIPWDAADPRELKAKADSLGLAFDAMNSNTFQDHPKDPRQPLSYKYGSLSHTDRAVRDQAVEHNIATIELGRAIGSSALTVWVGDGSNFAGQSDLGRAFERYLDSMKRIAAALPEDWRIFSEHKMYEPAFYSTVVQDWGTSYMTAQELGSKAFCLVDLGHHAPNVNIEQIVSRLIRARKLGGFHFNDSKYGDDDLDSGSIDPFRLFLVFNELVGAGEALEALRPAHMIDQSHNVTDPIESLIRSANEIRRAYVQALLVDRVALAGHQEENDALMASETLKQAFRTDVEPILAKARLDAGGAIDPIAAYRASGYRRKVGAERPAAIAGGGGIV; encoded by the coding sequence ATGATCCAGTATCCGATCGGCCGGGATGTCATCGAACGTTCGAACGAGGCGCAGCGGGCCGCGCTGTCGGCCGATTACGCGTCGCTGGGCGAGCGTCTGGCCCGGCGCGGCGTCGACATCGACGCCGTCACCGCCCGGGCGGCGGCATTCCACGTCGCCGTCCCCTCCTGGGGGGTCGGCACCGGCGGGACGCGCTTCGCCCGCTTCCCCGGCATCGGCGAGCCGCGGACCATCTTCGAGAAGCTGGACGACTGCGCCGTCATCCAGCAGCTCGGCCGGGCGACGCCGGCGGTGTCGCTGCACATCCCCTGGGACGCCGCCGACCCGCGCGAGCTGAAGGCGAAGGCGGACAGCCTCGGCCTCGCCTTCGACGCCATGAACTCCAACACCTTCCAGGATCACCCGAAGGATCCGCGCCAGCCGCTGTCCTACAAGTACGGCTCGCTGTCGCACACCGACCGGGCGGTGCGCGATCAGGCGGTGGAACACAACATCGCCACCATCGAACTGGGCCGGGCCATCGGATCGAGCGCGCTGACGGTCTGGGTCGGCGACGGCTCCAACTTCGCCGGACAGTCCGATCTGGGCCGTGCCTTCGAGCGCTATCTCGACTCGATGAAGCGGATCGCCGCGGCATTGCCGGAGGATTGGCGCATCTTCTCCGAACACAAGATGTACGAGCCGGCCTTCTACTCCACCGTCGTGCAGGACTGGGGCACCAGCTACATGACGGCGCAGGAGTTGGGGAGCAAGGCCTTCTGCCTCGTCGATCTCGGCCATCATGCGCCGAACGTCAACATCGAGCAGATCGTGTCGCGGCTGATCCGCGCCCGCAAGCTTGGCGGTTTCCATTTCAACGACTCCAAGTACGGCGACGACGATCTCGACAGCGGCTCCATCGACCCGTTCCGCCTGTTCCTGGTCTTCAACGAACTGGTCGGCGCCGGCGAGGCGCTGGAGGCCTTGCGCCCCGCCCACATGATCGACCAGTCGCACAATGTCACCGACCCGATTGAAAGCCTGATCCGCTCGGCCAACGAAATCCGTCGCGCCTATGTCCAGGCGCTGCTGGTCGACCGGGTGGCGCTGGCGGGTCATCAGGAGGAGAACGACGCGCTGATGGCGTCGGAAACGCTGAAGCAGGCTTTCCGCACCGATGTGGAGCCGATCCTCGCCAAGGCCCGTCTCGATGCCGGCGGCGCCATCGACCCGATCGCCGCCTACCGCGCCAGCGGCTACCGCCGCAAGGTGGGGGCCGAACGCCCCGCCGCCATCGCCGGCGGCGGCGGCATCGTCTGA